One region of Polynucleobacter paneuropaeus genomic DNA includes:
- a CDS encoding electron transfer flavoprotein subunit beta/FixA family protein, translating into MKILVAVKRVVDYNVKVRVKSDNSGIDIANVKMSMNPFDEIAIEEAVRLKEAGIVSEIVVVSAGSIQCQETLRTALAIGADKAILVETDVELQPLAVAKLLKAICEKEQVQLILLGKQAIDDDSNQTGQMLASLMDIPQGTFASKVTIENGKAIVTREVDGGLETINLSLPAVITADLRLNEPRYVTLPNIMKAKKKPLDIVRPEELDVDISPRLKTLRVDEPPKRVAGIMVANVEELVEKLKNEAKVI; encoded by the coding sequence ATGAAGATCTTGGTGGCAGTAAAGCGCGTCGTTGATTACAATGTAAAAGTCCGCGTCAAATCCGATAATTCTGGAATCGACATTGCTAACGTCAAAATGAGTATGAATCCTTTTGACGAAATTGCAATTGAAGAGGCCGTTCGATTAAAAGAAGCTGGTATCGTCAGTGAGATCGTAGTAGTTTCAGCTGGATCTATACAGTGCCAAGAAACCCTTCGCACTGCTTTAGCGATTGGAGCCGATAAGGCAATCCTCGTAGAGACCGATGTTGAGTTACAGCCTCTAGCAGTTGCGAAATTACTCAAAGCGATTTGTGAAAAAGAGCAAGTCCAACTGATCTTGTTAGGCAAGCAAGCGATTGATGACGATAGCAATCAAACTGGCCAGATGTTAGCTAGCTTGATGGATATTCCACAAGGAACATTTGCATCAAAGGTCACGATTGAGAATGGAAAAGCGATTGTGACGCGTGAAGTGGATGGCGGCCTTGAGACTATCAACCTCTCACTACCTGCAGTGATTACTGCAGACTTACGCTTGAACGAACCTCGTTACGTCACGCTGCCTAACATCATGAAGGCCAAGAAGAAGCCTTTAGATATTGTGAGGCCAGAAGAGTTGGATGTAGATATTTCCCCTCGGCTCAAGACCCTCAGAGTGGATGAGCCGCCTAAGCGCGTTGCCGGAATCATGGTGGCTAATGTTGAAGAGCTAGTTGAGAAGCTCAAGAATGAAGCGAAGGTAATTTAA
- a CDS encoding histone deacetylase family protein yields MTTGYITHPDFLKHEMGSHHPECPERIQAINDQLIRSGVDQFLTHLDAPLASEDQLELVHTQDHIAFVKEQAPASGYRMLDGDTIMNPHTWQASLRAAGAAIAGVDAVMKGEVENVFCAVRPPGHHAEPTRSMGFCVFDNVAIAARYAIEEYGIERVALIDFDVHHGNGTEAAFINDPHVLMCSFFQHPFYPYSGLDHAKNMVNIPLPASTRGDVVRSIVEEEWLPRLRAFEPELIIISAGFDAHREDDLGQMGLVEEDYVWITKKLKELANQYAGGRIVSCLEGGYNLSALGRSVVAHVKALADL; encoded by the coding sequence ATGACTACAGGATATATTACGCATCCAGATTTTCTGAAACATGAAATGGGAAGTCATCATCCTGAGTGCCCGGAACGAATTCAGGCTATTAATGATCAACTGATTCGAAGTGGAGTAGATCAATTTCTAACACATCTTGATGCACCTCTGGCTTCAGAGGACCAACTTGAGCTTGTTCATACTCAAGATCACATTGCTTTTGTTAAAGAACAAGCTCCGGCAAGTGGTTATCGCATGCTCGATGGGGATACGATCATGAACCCCCATACTTGGCAGGCATCCTTGAGAGCCGCTGGCGCTGCGATTGCAGGCGTTGATGCCGTCATGAAAGGTGAGGTAGAGAATGTTTTCTGTGCAGTGAGACCGCCAGGCCATCATGCAGAACCCACTCGCTCCATGGGATTTTGTGTATTCGACAACGTAGCCATTGCAGCGCGTTACGCTATTGAGGAGTACGGCATTGAACGCGTTGCATTAATTGATTTTGATGTCCATCATGGTAACGGAACTGAAGCTGCCTTCATAAATGATCCCCATGTCTTGATGTGTAGCTTCTTCCAGCATCCTTTTTATCCATATAGTGGTTTAGATCATGCGAAGAATATGGTCAATATTCCGCTGCCAGCATCCACTAGAGGAGATGTGGTCCGCTCAATCGTAGAGGAGGAGTGGTTACCTCGTCTGCGGGCTTTTGAGCCTGAGCTCATCATTATTTCTGCGGGTTTTGATGCGCATCGCGAAGATGATTTGGGACAGATGGGTCTAGTCGAGGAAGACTATGTATGGATTACTAAAAAACTGAAAGAGCTTGCAAATCAGTATGCGGGCGGGCGAATCGTCAGTTGTCTGGAGGGGGGTTATAACCTTTCTGCGCTGGGGCGTAGCGTAGTCGCTCATGTCAAGGCATTGGCCGATCTTTAG